DNA from Gracilinanus agilis isolate LMUSP501 chromosome 3, AgileGrace, whole genome shotgun sequence:
TCCACAAATCTTTTCAGGATATCCTGGAGGTAAAACTATTTTCAAAACGATACTGATATTTGAATTTCCGATGTGATCAATAGATATAACTCGaataaacaaaagctttttattgGTTTGGGTGCCTGATTCCATCAAGTATTGAAGCAGAGCTGTTTCCTTCCTCCTAGTCAGTCCTTTCTTAGTGTAAATATTTCCCCTCTTGAAGCTGGTTTTCATTGCATTCTCTCTGGTGACACTGTGTTCTGTTTTGTGATGCCACATCCTTCCTCTCATTGCACTTGTGAATCCCAAACCTcatagcttccttccttccttccatccttccttccttccttccttccttccttccttccttccttccttccttccttccttccttccttccttccttcccctttaacttccattttagaaccaaaactgtatattggctccaaggcagaagaatggcaaggaataggcaatgggggttgatttgcctagggtcacaaagctaggaagtatctgaagctagacaCATTCTCCTATATCTAGAAAAAGTTACTttacctcacccccacccccccaccccatttcatttcatatcttttgtcttaaggcagaaaagtagcaagggctaggcaattgggcttaagtgacttgcccagcatcaaacagctaggaagtagctgaggtctgatttgaacccacaacctcccatctctaggcctggctctctatccactgtgctacctagttgccccctgccCATTTGAAAtatgaggcccagaaaggttaaggagTCCAtggttacagagctagtaagtgtcagatgtgggatatgaacccaggtcttcttgactccaaattctaCCTGCAGTTGGCAAGAGTGTTCAGAACACACAAATCCCCAGAGCAGGACATTTCTGCTTCACTGCCAATGTAAGCAGGCTTAGTTAGGATTCCAGACACATCCCCTAAAGCCAACACTGTCACCCCTGGCAGAGCAGGAGTAATAGATTCTCCCTGTGTTTGCCCAGGCATGGAGTCCTGGGCCCTCACTCTTCCAGCAATCAGCTAAAAATTagattcttctccctttcctgacTCCTCATGTACTAAGCAGTGAACATTTATCAGCATACACTCTCTACTCACACTGCCCACGGCAAGGAGTTATCATCTAGTAGATGAGGCAGGATATGTTCTTTTTTAGAAAGTAATTAAAGTAGATAAGTGCCCGAAGAGTGATAAGACAGTAACTGGGATAAtaggtgtgctggagccagctctaaccaACTTTGGAggtaattgttaaattttcagggtcaACATTAACACCCCAGAAATCAGTACTTGACTTATTGTTTCATTGAtcctctagacttaagaaaatgtgagtaattcatgtcctttgaccatttgtcaattggggaataatttgtattcttataaatttgatttagttcttcatatatttgagaaattagatctttatcagagaaatttgtagcaaatatttttcccccagtttgttgtttcccttctaatcttggttgcattgattttgtttgtacaaacccttttttatttaatataatctaaattattcattttatatcttgtaatgttctctgtcttatttggtcataaattcttcccttctccatagatctgacagataaattattttacatcccctattatgataaaaaataataaagactgatataataatagaaattagtagtttaattaaagccatgctgatagataaagtcattagaccacacgcttgtaagaatttaaaactgccacctagccataattacctcccctctcctcctgcgCCCAGTAGccaaagaggaagttcaaagtcactacaggagtccatattccttctcttacatcatcccacttcctgtctaccatgaggaatcatgggaaatgtagtttcaaagtctcccacatgtccatagggaaaaaaaaaatatatatatatatatacttttagatggcatttcccaaatttcacttttacaccccccaatttacttataatatcaccctttaagtctaaatcatatactcattttgacttaTGTTGGTATAGGGCAGCgttggtgaacctttttgagtttgtgtgcccaaactgcaacttcaagctgcctatgagccccccacattaccccagacagcagaaggaagaagtgcttgcattgagcagctggacagaggagtggagcatgcaaaaaatgtccttgggcactgtggagtgggggaatggagcagccccctctatGCTGTCGGGGTAGGCATGCCATGCCTTCGCCAGTGCTGATATAGGATacgagatattgatctaaacctaatttttgccatattgttttccaattttcttaggagttttggtcaaatagtgagttcttatcccaaaagctgagatctttgggtttatcaaaactagattgctgaggtaatttaccccaagtctattccatcgatccctccttctgtctcttagccagtgccagattgttttgatgatcactgctttataggacAGTTTAAGATCCCCAAATGTGaataattcatattaaatttaaaagcatatgtacacacatcccccatcttctccttctcagttgttaaacatttaccaacacacaCTTGTATTGCTCTATAAACATTGCTTGAGCAAATGTgaatccaggtttttttttttttttcccctttagcaAAGGGTGAGCTCAACAGAAGGGTGAAAGAATGGTTGAGCTGCCACTGTGAGCCCTGTGATGTTCTCCATTGTTCTACTACATAGATGCTCAAGGAGATACCCTCCTCCCTTCAGGGTGGAACCAAAAGCTTAAACTATAAAGAAATTACTCTTGGTGTGAGGAAAGTAGCTAGATGAGGCTGGTGACAACCCCATTCCACAGTGTGGAGCAGTCAGAAGAAGTAAGCATAGAAATCTTTCCTCTTCTGTGGCCACCGGGTAGAATCTTTTCACTTTATAAAAATAACTCCCAACAGAGACTTCGTTACAATAGGTTTCAAGTaggtgggagggaaagggagtAAATGCAAAAGTATTGTTCAATTTGTGACTGGCTCTCTGggaccccatttgcagttttcttggcagagatataggagcagtttgccattttcttttctagctcattttttagatgaaacagaggaaactgaggcaaacagggccaagtgacttatccagggtcacacagctaataagtgtctgagctcagatttggattcagggagatgagtctttctgcctCTAGACGGGGCACCCTATCCCctgtgccactcagctgccccaaaagtCCAGGAGTATTTTATGTAGTAAAATATTTTGTAGGGTAGTTGGGTTGATTTAGTTGGGAGATAAAACTGGAAAAGCAGACTGGAAGGTCTTGAATGTCTGTATTTGGACTTTATTTCATAGATTCAACTGGAAATGCTGTCTGAGGTTATGATTCTTACTAACTgcttacctttttcttttcttccttttctacttcaTGGCACCTCTGTTCTTTGCCCACTTCCCTCCCTTTCTGCCCAATCTTCACTTCTCCCTCTGCTGATGCTGGCATCCTCTCTCCGGAAAAGCGATTCTCTGCTTCCCCTGTGCCCATGCTCTCTGGGCATGCGTCCGCACCTGTCCAACCGGCTGCACCTGCACTCACGAGCGCAGCTGCTCTGTGCTGTGTGACAGGACCGGCCTCCTGCAGGTGCCCAGCGAGTTCCCCTGCGAGGCCGCCTTCATCAACCTGGACAAGAACGGCATCAAATTCCTGGCAGAGCGGGCCTTCGGGACCCTGCCCTCCCTCCGGCAGCTGTCTCTGAGCCACAACAACATCTCCTTCATCACTCCGGGGGCCTTCAAGGGGCTCCCTAACCTAGTGGAGCTGAGAATCGCCTACAACGAGGACATCCGCTACCTGCACACGCGGACGTTCGCTGCCCTCCGACGCCTGGTCAGGCTGGACTTGGCAGGCTGCAACTTGTTCAGCATCCCTGACCGGATCTTCGTGGACCTCCCTGCCTTGCAAGAGCTCTCCTGCTTCCAGAACCACTTCCGCCGGGTGCCCGGAGCCATCAGGGGGATGGAGAACCTGACTCATCTCTACCTAGAGCGTAACTGGATCGAGGCCGTCGCCTACAACTCGCTGCAGGGTCTGGGCCGGCTGCGTTCTCTGAGTCTGCAAGACAACAGGATCACTGTGGTGCACGCTGGGGCGTTCCAGGGCTGCGGGGCCATGGAGTACCTCTACCTCAACGACAATCTCCTCCACAGTCTCCCGGGGAGCTCCTTCGAGGGACTGAGTCACCTAAAGATGCTCAATCTCGGGGGCAACTCACTGAGCACCGTGTCTAGGGCTTGGTTCCGGGACCTGGTGGAGTTGGAAGTGCTCTACCTGGATAGGAACAGGATACGGTACATCGAAGAAGGAGCCTTTGAGAACCTCACCAGCCTCGTGGCTCTGCACCTAAACAGCAACAACCTCACCTTATTGCCCTTCTCCGTCTTCCAGCCCGTCTACTTCCTGGGCCACCTGTACTTGTTTCGGAACCCTTGGCACTGCGACTGCCAGATGGAGTGGCTCAaggagtggatggagagctaCGGTCTTGTCAGGGATGTCCCCTGCGCCTCGCCATCCTCCGTGGCCAGTGGAGACTTGAGCACGGTGGACTTTCACCGATCCCACGAGGGTCTCTGCCTGGATCCCAAGGAACTGAACTTCACCACCTCCAGTGAGGCCCCGTCGGAAGGTCCTCCCTCTGCCACCGAGAGCAAGTTCAGTAGCCTCATCTCCAAGCTCCTGTCCCCAAGGGCTCCACCAGAAGAGGTGGCCAACGACACTGGGGGCTTGGTCAACGGCTCTCTGCTAGATAGCCTTTCCTCAGGCCTAGAAGGAAGGTGGGGAAACGGGACCTTATCATTTTGGGTCTTTCCTCACCTATTGCTCTGTGTGGTGTTTTCCATAGTGACAAGGCTGAACATGACATAAGTTCTCAAGATATTTGTGGGAAAGCAGATAATTAGGCATTTAAAACAGTGATACCCTCAGGTTGGTTAGAAATCAACTTCTGCTTGGCAGAAGGAGGGGATTGCTGGTAGAAGGGCCAAGGCAAAATAACCTACTGCTGGAGAGGCCACTGGGAAATGCTGTTTTGATCATCTTCCACCCCAAAGGCAAACATAAATCCAGCAACTAGAACAGACAACGGAAGATGAACATACTTAgagttatatatttatttagtgttCACCTTTCTACCCAGGGGTGGCCTTTTGCATCTATGATATATAGAGGTGGCAGATTGCCTATAAGGTATGGTTTGAGAGCTTCCAAGAGGCACCCCTCACCCAAGAGTTCCAATGTCTGAAATACCCACTGTAGgagattttttcctttggggCCAAACATTGCCCTCTCTTGGCTCTTCCTTTGAAGAAAGCCAATTCTCCCAAGAGAGGGACATTGTGATGTCCTTAACCCTTTGTTATAAATTAGTTTTGCTTTCTTCCCTGAAATAGAGAAGGGGGAATGGTGTGGTTCACCAGTACAGCAGAATGAAGATACAGGACAGAAGGGTGCTAGAATGACTGGATGGGGCAGAGATGGCAAgacttttagagaccgagtgcccaaactgtaatcCTTATGCCATATGTAAGGCCTCCATctaaccccagacaggggagggaggaagcactcccattgggctgtggGGCAGAGGAGTAGgtaatgggagaaatgtcctcaggcagcatggagaaggagaagggagcaacCCACTCTGGCATGTGtcccataggttcaccaacacaggatGGGGGAAAGACTCAGAAAGGATATTGATGGTTGGGAGGATATTAATAGTGAATGTGAAATTTGTCTTACAATTCCATGTTGGCTCCGAAAGAAGTACCAAGTAGAGAGGGAATTCCTTGGGTTGGTCTTTTaataagggaagggggaggggagtagagaCTGGTCCTTTGTACATCTTGGTACTTAACAAATATAGAAAGATACTTACTGGAAAGAGGAAGTGTTAT
Protein-coding regions in this window:
- the NYX gene encoding nyctalopin; its protein translation is SGKAILCFPCAHALWACVRTCPTGCTCTHERSCSVLCDRTGLLQVPSEFPCEAAFINLDKNGIKFLAERAFGTLPSLRQLSLSHNNISFITPGAFKGLPNLVELRIAYNEDIRYLHTRTFAALRRLVRLDLAGCNLFSIPDRIFVDLPALQELSCFQNHFRRVPGAIRGMENLTHLYLERNWIEAVAYNSLQGLGRLRSLSLQDNRITVVHAGAFQGCGAMEYLYLNDNLLHSLPGSSFEGLSHLKMLNLGGNSLSTVSRAWFRDLVELEVLYLDRNRIRYIEEGAFENLTSLVALHLNSNNLTLLPFSVFQPVYFLGHLYLFRNPWHCDCQMEWLKEWMESYGLVRDVPCASPSSVASGDLSTVDFHRSHEGLCLDPKELNFTTSSEAPSEGPPSATESKFSSLISKLLSPRAPPEEVANDTGGLVNGSLLDSLSSGLEGRWGNGTLSFWVFPHLLLCVVFSIVTRLNMT